Below is a genomic region from Gemmatimonadota bacterium.
CGCCGGCCACGGGAGTGGCGGGGAGTTCGGGTTGACGGCGCCGTTCGCGGGGGTCGTCGTAGAGCGGGGGGTGAGTCGCGGCGAGATGGTGGGGCCCGAGGATCAACTCTTCGTCGTCGCGGACTTGCGCCAAGTCTGGGTGCTCCTCGACATCTTCGAGCGGGATCTGCCGACGGTTGCCCGCGGACAGCAGGTCCTGCTGACAACCACCGCCTGGCCCGATCGCGAATTCACCGGACAGATCGTCCATGTTGGTGCAGTTCTCGACAGTGCGACGCGGACGGTGCGCGCACGCATCGAGGTCCCCAACCGCGACGGAGCCCTGCGCCCGGGGATGTTTGCCACGGCGGTGATCGCGCCACGGGCTGGTGGCCAGGCCTTTCCGGTTGTGCCACAAGATGCAGTGCAGGAGCTGGAGGGCCGGAAAGTGGTCTTCGTCCCGGGCGAGCATCCCGGGGAGTTCGTCGCGCGTACCGTCCTGCTCGGTCGACCGACTGGGGGCACGCGTGTGATGGTGCTTTCCGGGCTCAAGGCCGGCGAGCCGGTGGTGGTGGCCGGTGCCTTCATGTTGCGCTCCGAACTCGCCAAGGGCGAGATCGGCGAGCACGGGCATTGACCGGGGAATCAGACTCCATGAATCGCGTGATTGCCTTTTCCCTGTCCAATCGCTTGCTGGTCCTCGCCCTGACACTCGGGCTGGCTGGCATCGGAATCTGGTCGGCGCTGCGACTGCCGATTGATGCCGTCCCGGATGTGACCAACGTGCAGGTGCAGGTCAACACCAACGCGCCCGCGCTATCGCCGGTTGAGGTCGAACGCCAGATCACCCTGCCGGTCGAATTGGCGATGTTCGGGTTGCCAAATCTCGAGGAAATTCGCTCCCTCTCCAAATTCGGACTCTCCCAGGTCACCGTCGTCTTCCACGACGGCACCGATATCTATTTTGCCCGACAACAGGTCCAGGAGCGACTGCAGCTCGCCCGCGAGGCCATCCCCGCCAGTCTGGGGAACCCGGAAATGGGGCCGACAAGTACCGGCCTCGGCGAAATTTTCCAGTACGCGGTCGAGGCCGATTCCGGTTCGACGATTGATGCGACGGAACTGCGGACGATCCAGGACTGGATCGTGTCGATGCAGCTGCGCACCGTCCCGGGCGTCGCCGAGGTGAACTCGTTCGGCGGCTTCGAGAAGCAGTATCAGGTGTTGGTGCGTCCGGAGGCCTTGATCCAGTATCAGTTGACGCTGGATCAGGTCTTCGAGGCCATCGAGACGAACAATCTCAACGCGGGAGGCGGTTACATCACGCGCGGCGCCGAGCAACTCGTCGTCCGCGGCGTGGGGCAGGTGCAGAGTCTCGATCAGATCCGGAGCATCGTGCTGACCAGCCGCAACGGCGTGCCGGTCCTGGTGCGGGACGTGGCCGACGTGACCATCGGCCACACGCTCCGGCAGGGGGCGGTCACCAAGGATGGTCGTGGCGAAGTGGTCACCGGCATCGTGATGATGCGCATTGGCGAAAATGCGCGGACCGTCGTCGGCGCCGTGAAGGAGAAATTCGAGGCGGCCAAGTCCACCCTGCCGGATGGGGTGACGATGAAGCCGTTCTACGACCGGACGGAGTTGATCGATCGAACCATCGGGACGGTCGAGCGGAATCTGCTCGAGGGCGCCGCGCTCGTGGTGGCGGTGCTGTTTCTCCTGCTGGGAAACCTCCGAGCCGCGTTGATTGTCGCGTTGGCGATCCCGCTCTCGATGCTCTTCGCCTTTAGTGCGATGCTGCAAGCGGGCATCGCCGGCAGCCTGATGAGCCTCGGCGCAATTGACTTCGGCCTGGTGGTGGATGGCTCGGTCGTGATGGTCGAAAACGCCATGCGGCACCTCGGAGAGCGTGAGCACAAGAAGCGAGGGTTCCCTCGAAACCGTGCGCTTCGCCTGCGGCGAGGTCTCCCGTCCGATCCTGTTCGGCGTCGGCATCATCATCGTCGTGTATCTGCCGATCCTCAGCCTGGAAGGCGTCGAGGGCAAGCTCTTTCGCCCCATGGCGCTGACCGTGGTCTTCGCGGTTGCCGGCTCCCTGCTCCTGACCTTTCTGCTGACTCCGGTGCTGATTGCGTTCGGGCTTCGCGGACCGATCGTGGAGAAGGATGTCTGGTTCATGCGGCATGCCAAGCGCATCTACCAGCCAGCCCTGGAATGGACGCTCGCGCACAGTCGGCGAGTGCTGGTGCTGTCGGCCGCAGCGGTCGGACTCTCGGTCGCGGTCATTCCATTTCTCGGATCGGAGTTCATTCCCCGACTGGACGAAGGCTCGTTCGCCCTGCAGATCCTGCGCTTGCCGAGCGTCTCGCTGGAGGAATCGGTTCGCCAGTCGACGCTGATCGAGGCGCGCCTGCGAGCGGCGTTCCCCGACGAGGTGACCGACGTGGTCAGCAAGACCGGGCGTGCGGAGATTGCAACCGATCCGATGGGCGTCAACATCTCCGACGTGCTGGTGATGCTGACCCCGCCGGACCAATGGACGCGGGCGACGGGGAAGGCCGAACTCGAGGCGGAGATGACGAAGGTCCTCGAGGGCATTCCCGGTGTGGTCTTCGGCTTCAGCCAGCCGATCGAGCTCCGCGTCAATGAATTGATCGCCGGCGTGCGCTCCGACCTCGCGATCAAGATCTTCGGTGAAGACCTCGACGTGCTCCGCACCAAGGCCGACGAGGCGGTCGCGGCGGTGGCCCGACTCGAGGGAGCGACCGGGTTCAAGGCACAACAGTTGACCGGGATGCCGCAGTTGCAGATCAGCGTCCTGCCGGAGCAACTTGCCAGGTATGGCATCAACTCCGCGGACGTGATGCGCACCGTCGAGGCCATCGGTGGGGCCATCGCCACGACCGTCCTGGAGGGCCAGCGACGCTTCGAGCTGTCGGTCCGCTTTCCGGAGTCCGTGCGGGCAAGTCGCGAGACGATCGCGGCGCTCCTGGTGAGCGCGCCTGGTGGCGAACGGGTTCCACTCGGCCAGCTGGCGCGAATCGAGGAGGTCCAAGGTCCCTCGGACCTCAGCCACGAGAACGGCTCTCGCCTCGTCATCATCGAGGGGAATGTGCGCAATCGGGACATGGGGTCGTTTGTCAAGGAAGTCCAGGGACTCTTCAGCAGCGGGGCGATCACGCTGCCGGCCGGGTACCGGGTCGAATTCGGCGGACAATTCGAGAATCTCGAGCGGGGCACCAAGCGTCTCATGCTGGTGGTGCCGTTGTCCCTCCTGCTGATCTTCCTCTTGCTCTTCGCCACGTTCAATTCGTTGCGCCAGGCGGCGCTGGTGTTCACCGGTATCCCGCTGGCCATCGTCGGTGGTGTGCTCGCGCTGCTCACGCGCGGCATGCCGTTCAGCATCAGCGCCGGGGTTGGTTTCATCGCCTTGTTCGGGATCGCGGTGCTGAACGGCGTGGTGCTGGTGAGCTACCTGAACGAGGTGCGGCCCGTGGCGCCTCGCTGGAGGATGCGGTCCGGGAAGGCGGGATGACTCGACTCCGCCCGGTCCTGATGACGGCCATGGTGGCGAGCCTGGGCTTCCTGCCGATGGCGCTGTCCCACGGCGCCGGCGCCGAGGTCCAGCGACCGTTGGCAACCGTCGTGATCGGGGGATTGATCACGGCCACGCTGCTGACGCTGCTGGTCTTGCCGCTGCTCTACCTCATCATTGAACGCCGCGCGGCCAGCACGAGCGACGAAGCCGATGCCCGAGGAGGACTCGATGACTGAACGCCTTCGTATGGAACTGGCACTGCTGCTCCCCGACCTCCCCGGCGATCAGGATGCCTGCATGCAGCGGCTCACCGACATCCTCGGCGCCGAGCCCGGCGTGACCGAGGCCCACATCGTCCCGCCGGGAGGGGCGACGCCGGGACAACTCTGCCTGCACTTCGACCCCGCCCAGCTCTCGCTTGCGGAGGTGCGACGGGCGGCGCTCGCGGCCGGCGCCAGGATCAGCGCACGCTTCGGCCACGTGTCGGTGGCGGTCCGGATGATCGGCGCCGAGGATGCGGCGCGACGCCTCGTGGAGGAGCTCAGGGCGGTGCCTGGTGTGCTCACGGCGTCCATCAACCTGCCCGCGCAACAGGCGTTCGTTGAGTTCGACCGTGAGCTGACCTCGCTGGAACGCATCCAGGAGGCGGTGGGCCGCCTGCCCGGCGTCACGGTGCCGAACGCCGGTGCCAACGCCGACCGCGGCGCAGAGGTACCCCGTGGTATCGGCGGCACCGCGAGTTGGTGTGGAGCCTCCTGTCTGGCGTGCTGCTCCTCGCCGCCTATAGCGGAGCACGTTGGGGCGGTCTGCCGGGAGCGGCGGTCCGCGTGCTCTATGGGGGTGCCTACCTGTTCGGCGGCTTCGATCTGGTGCGGCACACCGTCGCGGCGGCGCGCAAGGGGCGCTTTGCGTTCGACATCGACCTGTTGATGCTGCTCGCGGCACTTGGTGCAGCGTTGCTCGGTGAATGGGCCGAAGGCGCATTTCTGCTCTTTTTGTTTTCGCTGGCGCATGCCTTGGAACATTACGCACTGGGGCGGGCCCGCAACGCGATTCGCGCACTCGCGGAACTCGCGCCGCGGCGCGCGGTCGTGTTGCGGGGGGCCGAACAACACGAGATCCCCGTGGAGGAGGTGGTCCCCGGCGACCTGGTCGTGATCCGTCCGGGTGAACGGCTCCCGGTGGACGGCGAGGTCACGCAGGGCAACTCGAGTATCAACCAGGCGCCCGTCACCGGGGAGTCCGTGCCGGTGGAGAAGGCGCCGGGCGACGAGGTATTCGCCGGGACGGTGAATGGCGAGGGCGCGTTGCAAGTGCGCACGACCCGGGCTGTCGGGGACCGCACCCTCGATCGGGTGGTCACGCTGGTTGAGGAGGCGCAGGCACAACAGGCGCCGACGCAACGCTTCACGGAACAATTCGAACGGGTGTTCGTGCCCGTGGTGCTGATTGCCGACCTGCTCCTGATCCTCCTGCCGCCCCTGCTTGGTTTCTGGGATTGGTCAACGTCGTTCTATCGTGGGATGGCCCTGTTGGTGGCCTCGTCGCCGTGTGCCTTGGCGCTGGGTACACCGGCGGCGGTCCTGGCCGGGATCGCGCAGGCTGCTCGCCACGGTGTCCTGATCAAGGGAGGGGCGCATCTCGAGAACCTTGGCCGCCTGCGGGCGCTGGCCCTCGACAAGACCGGCACCCTGACGCGCGGCGAGCCGGAGGTTACCGACGTCATTGCGTTCGCGCCGACGCCGACGTCCGAGTCGGAACTGCTTGCGCTTGCCGCAGCCGTCGAACGGCATTCGCAACATCCACTCGGTGCAGCCGTGGTTCGGGAGGCTGACCGACGTGCCCTGGTGATGCCCGACATTGGTGAGGTCACGAGTGTCAGCGGGCAAGGCATCCGTTCTACGTTCGGGGGGGAGGCGATCGCGCTCGGCAATCTCCGGCTCTGGGAAGCGGACGGCGTGGTTGTCCCGGGCGAGGTCAGTCAGGCGGTCGCCGGATTGCAGGCACGCGGACGGAGCACGATCACCGTGCGGGTCGGGACACGCTGGATGGGTGTGCTCGGGCTCGCCGATCAACCGCGTCCGGATGTCCGGGAGGTCCTTGACCAACTCCGCCGGCTCGGCATTGCCCCGATCGTGATGCTCACTGGCGACAACCAGGGTGTCGGGGATGCCATTGGGGCGGAAGTCGGTGTCGATGCAGTCCAAGCGGGGCTCATGCCCGAGGACAAGGTCACGGCGGTCAAGGACCTGCTGGCGCGGCACGGGATGGTGGCCATGGTCGGCGACGGCGTGAACGATGCTCCGGCCTTGGCACATGCGACCGTGGGGATTGCCATGGGGGGGGCAGGGACCGCAGTGGCGCTGGAAACCGCCGATGTGGCGTTGATGGCCGACGACCTGGGGATGCTG
It encodes:
- a CDS encoding efflux RND transporter periplasmic adaptor subunit produces the protein MTAPFAGVVVERGVSRGEMVGPEDQLFVVADLRQVWVLLDIFERDLPTVARGQQVLLTTTAWPDREFTGQIVHVGAVLDSATRTVRARIEVPNRDGALRPGMFATAVIAPRAGGQAFPVVPQDAVQELEGRKVVFVPGEHPGEFVARTVLLGRPTGGTRVMVLSGLKAGEPVVVAGAFMLRSELAKGEIGEHGH